A stretch of the Tachysurus vachellii isolate PV-2020 chromosome 26, HZAU_Pvac_v1, whole genome shotgun sequence genome encodes the following:
- the LOC132841165 gene encoding trichohyalin-like isoform X1 translates to MYKTFTLFYSLPQRDRKWTEDERKKMEKSVLLTEYNFDKLKETIRHLEETENELKTIKQELDRTTEELQKRERALQERDQQLKVKDTQIQTTQIQVEEMEKTFVKKDEELNKKNEELKVLKESLETNKKTLSERDAVLMETNKTLKNVTEQMMERDKELQEKDKLLTENTQTLQEKDKTLEEKEKQLKQTRAELDKTMKVLEDSQRHVEEKNTQLENLNKLLKEKETQLKNTDKELETSTNKLDTLGQELQDKERQLVSVVEEVKTSKNKLTERDEQLQEKDKLLTENTQTLQKKDKTLEEKEKQLSEVREELRKSNITIEKNQTQLKDKERQLEDVLKELETSTNKLDTLGQELQDKERQLQDTMIVVEQQKYELAEKNQQLEEKDRLLTERETQLMGRDKELQEKDKLLEEKTKQLQEQTDPESSASIRRRNSKELLPPKMSEETQDSAAPIRRRNSMDGNRPTLGGESSSPHPPASVPVAELRLVLLGRTGSGKSVTGNIILGREERNQAATSTATSTATQQSESTQGEVAGRKVTVVDTPDWFSPELSLEKLRQDVGHCVRLSAPGPHAFLLVIPLKQPTGEERGMLEKMEEIFGERCWRNTMIIFSVTDECEKKNIEDFIQSGDQEVQRLVEKCGNRFHCLNINESGDGSQVSELLEKIEKMVEGSREKFYSSDIYLETESQIRAMEATILKEREEKREREEKDMKEKIEKEVQDSLRKIEGVIEEHEGDIRQLNDRTTELERKMKEERDEEKKKELERELKREVDKRTEMEGKVKKLKEKRERERKEMEERHKQEMEEIREVYEGEIRMEAERKLMKIILPELQRNMLSSKTKMQEDFSRQMEEKNREMENLQQKLSQLTEHLRLREEVYRTTVMSVTYQNQQQV, encoded by the exons ATGTATAAAAccttcacactgttttattcacttcctcagagagacagaaaatggacagaagatgagagaaagaaaatggagaaatCTGTTCTACTGACTG aatataatTTTGATAAATTGAAAGAGACGATCAGACACTTGGAAGAAACTGAAAACGAgctgaaaacaataaaacaggaaCTGGACAGAACAACTGAGGAGctacagaagagagaaagagctctACAGGAGAGAGATCAACAACTGAAAGtgaaagacacacagatacagacgaCACAAATACAAGTGGAAGAAATGGAGAAAACATTTGTGAAGAAGGATGAagaattaaataagaaaaatgaagaGCTGAAGGTTCTCAAAGAAAGTTTAGAGACTAATAAGAAGACTCTTTCTGAGAGAGATGCAGTGTTAatggaaacaaataaaacacttaaaaatgtcACTGAACAGATGAtggaaagagacaaagagcttCAGGAGAAAGACAAACTTCtgacagaaaatacacaaacacttcaggAGAAGGACAAGACactggaagagaaggagaaacagcTCAAACAGACAAGAGCTGAACTGGACAAAACAATGAAGGTGTTAGAAGACAGTCAGCGACACGTggaggagaaaaacacacaactagagaatctgaacaaactgctgaaggagaaagaaacacagcTGAAGAACACAGATAAAGAGCTGgaaaccagtacaaataaactggacacactgggacaggagctgcaggacaaagagagacaactGGTGAGTGTGGTGGAAGAAGTGAAAACTAGTAAAAATAAACTCACAGAAAGAGATGAACAACTTCAGGAGAAAGACAAACTTCtgacagaaaatacacaaacacttcagaagaaggacaagacactggaagagaaggagaaacagcTCAGTGAAGTAAGAGAAGAATTGAGAAAATCAAATATAACGATAGAAAAGAATCAGACACAATTGAAGGACAAAGAAAGACAACTggaggatgtgttgaaagaactggaaaccagtacaaataaactggacacactgggacaggagctgcaggacaaagagagacaactTCAGGACACGATGATCGTAGTGGAACAACAGAAATATGAGTTAGCAGAAAAAAACCAACAGCttgaagagaaagacagacttctaactgagagagagacacagctaaTGGGAAGAGACAAAGAGCTTCAGGAGAAAGACAAACTTCTAGAGGAGAAAACAAAGCAGCTGCAGGAACAGACAGATCCAGAATCATCAGCCTCCATCAGGAGAAGAAACAGCAAGGAACTTTTACCTCCAAAAA TGAGTGAAGAGACTCAGGACTCAGCAGCACCAATCAGGAGAAGAAACAGTATGGATGGAAATCGTCCAACAT TGGGTGGAGAATCGTCTAGTCCACATCCTCCAGCATCGGTTCCTGTAGCAGAACTGAGGCTGGTGCTGCTGGGGAGGACGGGGTCTGGGAAGAGTGTAACAGGAAACATCATCCTGGGCAGAGAGGAGAGGAACCAGGCTGCTACGtctacagctacatctacagcCACCCAGCAGAGTGAGAGCACACAGGGGGAGGTGGCTGGGAGGAAGGTGACTGTGGTGGACACGCCTGACTGGTTCTCTCCTGAACTGTCTCTGGAGAAGCTGAGACAGGACGTGGGACACTGTGTCCGTCTGTCTGCTCCAGGACCCCACGCCTTCCTCCTGGTCATACCTCTAAAGCAGCCtacaggagaggagagagggatgCTGGAGAAAATGGAGGAGATCTTTGGAGAGAGATGTTGGAGAAACACAATGATCATATTCAGTGTTACTGATGAATGTGAGAAGAAGAACATTGAGGACTTTATCCAATCAGGAGACCAGGAGGTCCAGAGACTTGTAGAGAAATGTGGGAACAGGTTTCACTGTCTCAACATTAATGAGAGTGGAGATGGTTCTCAGGTCTCAGAGCTGTTGGAGAAGATAGAGAAGATGGTGGAAGGAAGCAGAGAGAAATTCTACAGCAGTGACATCTACCTGGAGACAGAATCTCAGATCAGAGCAATGGAAGCAACGATtctgaaggaaagagaagagaaaagagagagagaggagaaggacatgaaagaaaaaatagagaagGAGGTGCAGGATTCTCTGAGAAAGATAGAGGGAGTGATCGAGGAGCATGAAGGAGACATCAGACAACTTAATGATCGAACAACTGAACTggagagaaagatgaaagaagagagggatgaagagaaaaagaaagaactcgAGAGGGAGCTGAAACGAGAGGTagacaaaagaacagaaatggaaggaaaggtgaagaaactaaaagaaaagagagagagggagagaaaagagatggAGGAAAGGCACAagcaggagatggaggagatcAGGGAGGTGTATGAAGGAGAGATCAGAatggaggcagagagaaagcTCATGAAGATCATCCTGCCTGAACTCCAGAGAAACATGTTGTCCTCAAAAACAAAGATGCAGGAAGATTTCAGCAGACAGATGGAGGAGAagaacagagagatggagaatcTTCAACAGAAACTTTCACAGCTCACAGAACATCTCAGACTCAGGGAAGAAGTCTACAGGACAACAGTGATGAGTGTAACATATCAGAACCAGCAGCAGGTTTAA
- the LOC132841165 gene encoding trichohyalin-like isoform X2, whose protein sequence is MYKTFTLFYSLPQRDRKWTEDERKKMEKSVLLTEYNFDKLKETIRHLEETENELKTIKQELDRTTEELQKRERALQERDQQLKVKDTQIQTTQIQVEEMEKTFVKKDEELNKKNEELKVLKESLETNKKTLSERDAVLMETNKTLKNVTEQMMERDKELQEKDKLLTENTQTLQEKDKTLEEKEKQLKQTRAELDKTMKVLEDSQRHVEEKNTQLENLNKLLKEKETQLKNTDKELETSTNKLDTLGQELQDKERQLVSVVEEVKTSKNKLTERDEQLQEKDKLLTENTQTLQKKDKTLEEKEKQLSEVREELRKSNITIEKNQTQLKDKERQLEDVLKELETSTNKLDTLGQELQDKERQLQDTMIVVEQQKYELAEKNQQLEEKDRLLTERETQLMGRDKELQEKDKLLEEKTKQLQEQTDPESSASIRRRNSKELLPPKMGGESSSPHPPASVPVAELRLVLLGRTGSGKSVTGNIILGREERNQAATSTATSTATQQSESTQGEVAGRKVTVVDTPDWFSPELSLEKLRQDVGHCVRLSAPGPHAFLLVIPLKQPTGEERGMLEKMEEIFGERCWRNTMIIFSVTDECEKKNIEDFIQSGDQEVQRLVEKCGNRFHCLNINESGDGSQVSELLEKIEKMVEGSREKFYSSDIYLETESQIRAMEATILKEREEKREREEKDMKEKIEKEVQDSLRKIEGVIEEHEGDIRQLNDRTTELERKMKEERDEEKKKELERELKREVDKRTEMEGKVKKLKEKRERERKEMEERHKQEMEEIREVYEGEIRMEAERKLMKIILPELQRNMLSSKTKMQEDFSRQMEEKNREMENLQQKLSQLTEHLRLREEVYRTTVMSVTYQNQQQV, encoded by the exons ATGTATAAAAccttcacactgttttattcacttcctcagagagacagaaaatggacagaagatgagagaaagaaaatggagaaatCTGTTCTACTGACTG aatataatTTTGATAAATTGAAAGAGACGATCAGACACTTGGAAGAAACTGAAAACGAgctgaaaacaataaaacaggaaCTGGACAGAACAACTGAGGAGctacagaagagagaaagagctctACAGGAGAGAGATCAACAACTGAAAGtgaaagacacacagatacagacgaCACAAATACAAGTGGAAGAAATGGAGAAAACATTTGTGAAGAAGGATGAagaattaaataagaaaaatgaagaGCTGAAGGTTCTCAAAGAAAGTTTAGAGACTAATAAGAAGACTCTTTCTGAGAGAGATGCAGTGTTAatggaaacaaataaaacacttaaaaatgtcACTGAACAGATGAtggaaagagacaaagagcttCAGGAGAAAGACAAACTTCtgacagaaaatacacaaacacttcaggAGAAGGACAAGACactggaagagaaggagaaacagcTCAAACAGACAAGAGCTGAACTGGACAAAACAATGAAGGTGTTAGAAGACAGTCAGCGACACGTggaggagaaaaacacacaactagagaatctgaacaaactgctgaaggagaaagaaacacagcTGAAGAACACAGATAAAGAGCTGgaaaccagtacaaataaactggacacactgggacaggagctgcaggacaaagagagacaactGGTGAGTGTGGTGGAAGAAGTGAAAACTAGTAAAAATAAACTCACAGAAAGAGATGAACAACTTCAGGAGAAAGACAAACTTCtgacagaaaatacacaaacacttcagaagaaggacaagacactggaagagaaggagaaacagcTCAGTGAAGTAAGAGAAGAATTGAGAAAATCAAATATAACGATAGAAAAGAATCAGACACAATTGAAGGACAAAGAAAGACAACTggaggatgtgttgaaagaactggaaaccagtacaaataaactggacacactgggacaggagctgcaggacaaagagagacaactTCAGGACACGATGATCGTAGTGGAACAACAGAAATATGAGTTAGCAGAAAAAAACCAACAGCttgaagagaaagacagacttctaactgagagagagacacagctaaTGGGAAGAGACAAAGAGCTTCAGGAGAAAGACAAACTTCTAGAGGAGAAAACAAAGCAGCTGCAGGAACAGACAGATCCAGAATCATCAGCCTCCATCAGGAGAAGAAACAGCAAGGAACTTTTACCTCCAAAAA TGGGTGGAGAATCGTCTAGTCCACATCCTCCAGCATCGGTTCCTGTAGCAGAACTGAGGCTGGTGCTGCTGGGGAGGACGGGGTCTGGGAAGAGTGTAACAGGAAACATCATCCTGGGCAGAGAGGAGAGGAACCAGGCTGCTACGtctacagctacatctacagcCACCCAGCAGAGTGAGAGCACACAGGGGGAGGTGGCTGGGAGGAAGGTGACTGTGGTGGACACGCCTGACTGGTTCTCTCCTGAACTGTCTCTGGAGAAGCTGAGACAGGACGTGGGACACTGTGTCCGTCTGTCTGCTCCAGGACCCCACGCCTTCCTCCTGGTCATACCTCTAAAGCAGCCtacaggagaggagagagggatgCTGGAGAAAATGGAGGAGATCTTTGGAGAGAGATGTTGGAGAAACACAATGATCATATTCAGTGTTACTGATGAATGTGAGAAGAAGAACATTGAGGACTTTATCCAATCAGGAGACCAGGAGGTCCAGAGACTTGTAGAGAAATGTGGGAACAGGTTTCACTGTCTCAACATTAATGAGAGTGGAGATGGTTCTCAGGTCTCAGAGCTGTTGGAGAAGATAGAGAAGATGGTGGAAGGAAGCAGAGAGAAATTCTACAGCAGTGACATCTACCTGGAGACAGAATCTCAGATCAGAGCAATGGAAGCAACGATtctgaaggaaagagaagagaaaagagagagagaggagaaggacatgaaagaaaaaatagagaagGAGGTGCAGGATTCTCTGAGAAAGATAGAGGGAGTGATCGAGGAGCATGAAGGAGACATCAGACAACTTAATGATCGAACAACTGAACTggagagaaagatgaaagaagagagggatgaagagaaaaagaaagaactcgAGAGGGAGCTGAAACGAGAGGTagacaaaagaacagaaatggaaggaaaggtgaagaaactaaaagaaaagagagagagggagagaaaagagatggAGGAAAGGCACAagcaggagatggaggagatcAGGGAGGTGTATGAAGGAGAGATCAGAatggaggcagagagaaagcTCATGAAGATCATCCTGCCTGAACTCCAGAGAAACATGTTGTCCTCAAAAACAAAGATGCAGGAAGATTTCAGCAGACAGATGGAGGAGAagaacagagagatggagaatcTTCAACAGAAACTTTCACAGCTCACAGAACATCTCAGACTCAGGGAAGAAGTCTACAGGACAACAGTGATGAGTGTAACATATCAGAACCAGCAGCAGGTTTAA
- the LOC132841165 gene encoding interaptin-like isoform X3: MEKSVLLTEYNFDKLKETIRHLEETENELKTIKQELDRTTEELQKRERALQERDQQLKVKDTQIQTTQIQVEEMEKTFVKKDEELNKKNEELKVLKESLETNKKTLSERDAVLMETNKTLKNVTEQMMERDKELQEKDKLLTENTQTLQEKDKTLEEKEKQLKQTRAELDKTMKVLEDSQRHVEEKNTQLENLNKLLKEKETQLKNTDKELETSTNKLDTLGQELQDKERQLVSVVEEVKTSKNKLTERDEQLQEKDKLLTENTQTLQKKDKTLEEKEKQLSEVREELRKSNITIEKNQTQLKDKERQLEDVLKELETSTNKLDTLGQELQDKERQLQDTMIVVEQQKYELAEKNQQLEEKDRLLTERETQLMGRDKELQEKDKLLEEKTKQLQEQTDPESSASIRRRNSKELLPPKMSEETQDSAAPIRRRNSMDGNRPTLGGESSSPHPPASVPVAELRLVLLGRTGSGKSVTGNIILGREERNQAATSTATSTATQQSESTQGEVAGRKVTVVDTPDWFSPELSLEKLRQDVGHCVRLSAPGPHAFLLVIPLKQPTGEERGMLEKMEEIFGERCWRNTMIIFSVTDECEKKNIEDFIQSGDQEVQRLVEKCGNRFHCLNINESGDGSQVSELLEKIEKMVEGSREKFYSSDIYLETESQIRAMEATILKEREEKREREEKDMKEKIEKEVQDSLRKIEGVIEEHEGDIRQLNDRTTELERKMKEERDEEKKKELERELKREVDKRTEMEGKVKKLKEKRERERKEMEERHKQEMEEIREVYEGEIRMEAERKLMKIILPELQRNMLSSKTKMQEDFSRQMEEKNREMENLQQKLSQLTEHLRLREEVYRTTVMSVTYQNQQQV; the protein is encoded by the exons atggagaaatCTGTTCTACTGACTG aatataatTTTGATAAATTGAAAGAGACGATCAGACACTTGGAAGAAACTGAAAACGAgctgaaaacaataaaacaggaaCTGGACAGAACAACTGAGGAGctacagaagagagaaagagctctACAGGAGAGAGATCAACAACTGAAAGtgaaagacacacagatacagacgaCACAAATACAAGTGGAAGAAATGGAGAAAACATTTGTGAAGAAGGATGAagaattaaataagaaaaatgaagaGCTGAAGGTTCTCAAAGAAAGTTTAGAGACTAATAAGAAGACTCTTTCTGAGAGAGATGCAGTGTTAatggaaacaaataaaacacttaaaaatgtcACTGAACAGATGAtggaaagagacaaagagcttCAGGAGAAAGACAAACTTCtgacagaaaatacacaaacacttcaggAGAAGGACAAGACactggaagagaaggagaaacagcTCAAACAGACAAGAGCTGAACTGGACAAAACAATGAAGGTGTTAGAAGACAGTCAGCGACACGTggaggagaaaaacacacaactagagaatctgaacaaactgctgaaggagaaagaaacacagcTGAAGAACACAGATAAAGAGCTGgaaaccagtacaaataaactggacacactgggacaggagctgcaggacaaagagagacaactGGTGAGTGTGGTGGAAGAAGTGAAAACTAGTAAAAATAAACTCACAGAAAGAGATGAACAACTTCAGGAGAAAGACAAACTTCtgacagaaaatacacaaacacttcagaagaaggacaagacactggaagagaaggagaaacagcTCAGTGAAGTAAGAGAAGAATTGAGAAAATCAAATATAACGATAGAAAAGAATCAGACACAATTGAAGGACAAAGAAAGACAACTggaggatgtgttgaaagaactggaaaccagtacaaataaactggacacactgggacaggagctgcaggacaaagagagacaactTCAGGACACGATGATCGTAGTGGAACAACAGAAATATGAGTTAGCAGAAAAAAACCAACAGCttgaagagaaagacagacttctaactgagagagagacacagctaaTGGGAAGAGACAAAGAGCTTCAGGAGAAAGACAAACTTCTAGAGGAGAAAACAAAGCAGCTGCAGGAACAGACAGATCCAGAATCATCAGCCTCCATCAGGAGAAGAAACAGCAAGGAACTTTTACCTCCAAAAA TGAGTGAAGAGACTCAGGACTCAGCAGCACCAATCAGGAGAAGAAACAGTATGGATGGAAATCGTCCAACAT TGGGTGGAGAATCGTCTAGTCCACATCCTCCAGCATCGGTTCCTGTAGCAGAACTGAGGCTGGTGCTGCTGGGGAGGACGGGGTCTGGGAAGAGTGTAACAGGAAACATCATCCTGGGCAGAGAGGAGAGGAACCAGGCTGCTACGtctacagctacatctacagcCACCCAGCAGAGTGAGAGCACACAGGGGGAGGTGGCTGGGAGGAAGGTGACTGTGGTGGACACGCCTGACTGGTTCTCTCCTGAACTGTCTCTGGAGAAGCTGAGACAGGACGTGGGACACTGTGTCCGTCTGTCTGCTCCAGGACCCCACGCCTTCCTCCTGGTCATACCTCTAAAGCAGCCtacaggagaggagagagggatgCTGGAGAAAATGGAGGAGATCTTTGGAGAGAGATGTTGGAGAAACACAATGATCATATTCAGTGTTACTGATGAATGTGAGAAGAAGAACATTGAGGACTTTATCCAATCAGGAGACCAGGAGGTCCAGAGACTTGTAGAGAAATGTGGGAACAGGTTTCACTGTCTCAACATTAATGAGAGTGGAGATGGTTCTCAGGTCTCAGAGCTGTTGGAGAAGATAGAGAAGATGGTGGAAGGAAGCAGAGAGAAATTCTACAGCAGTGACATCTACCTGGAGACAGAATCTCAGATCAGAGCAATGGAAGCAACGATtctgaaggaaagagaagagaaaagagagagagaggagaaggacatgaaagaaaaaatagagaagGAGGTGCAGGATTCTCTGAGAAAGATAGAGGGAGTGATCGAGGAGCATGAAGGAGACATCAGACAACTTAATGATCGAACAACTGAACTggagagaaagatgaaagaagagagggatgaagagaaaaagaaagaactcgAGAGGGAGCTGAAACGAGAGGTagacaaaagaacagaaatggaaggaaaggtgaagaaactaaaagaaaagagagagagggagagaaaagagatggAGGAAAGGCACAagcaggagatggaggagatcAGGGAGGTGTATGAAGGAGAGATCAGAatggaggcagagagaaagcTCATGAAGATCATCCTGCCTGAACTCCAGAGAAACATGTTGTCCTCAAAAACAAAGATGCAGGAAGATTTCAGCAGACAGATGGAGGAGAagaacagagagatggagaatcTTCAACAGAAACTTTCACAGCTCACAGAACATCTCAGACTCAGGGAAGAAGTCTACAGGACAACAGTGATGAGTGTAACATATCAGAACCAGCAGCAGGTTTAA